In Thunnus thynnus chromosome 4, fThuThy2.1, whole genome shotgun sequence, a genomic segment contains:
- the igsf8 gene encoding immunoglobulin superfamily member 8, with translation MRTMMASMRTALFVFLHCLLQYVVCRDVHVPTGPLYRVAGFPLSLPCAVSGYEGPRTQDFEWFLYRDDAGGRQMGVVSTRDKGFPYAPFLARVRNGEVRVDRDSGDNVRLVIQRLRAEDQGKYECYTPSTDTTYQGNYSATVTVKVIPDTLQISYSRSLTSQPVPEGAELTLTCSAGIQSEQLTHLSIMFGKRGGGDGTGGGAGEEVSTVREIISIDNMLGVVPGRSYKKRYDDGEITLEKRNGEAGLGVYVMKMRAVQPDDTGAYFCEASQWIRDRDRSWQKIAQRTLDIGNLTVQQLAESLSVTSSPRGDVTLQVSSPLILTCEVLGLPSEVNSGLLVQWMKRGSVSSDEVGVGGVEVEVARMGTDGVVSWGDDLSRASGGSMEKVSETKYSLKLFSARPADSGVYRCVVSVYAGRRDPGPSTPATLTQRSEGVTVNLKTKDVLVSAVAQLPRGPLLKRGSTVTLICNATITTTGPAQAQVQWLRWPIPEPVLKRPGSPAADVTPPDSPVEEKPRLVAALMYDGVAKIYINNSEVSIDRLSAVSYRLRVHTATMEDQGMYTCHAEAWGQDPHGGWYNTGVKAESNAVTVYLYARAADLLLIPLVIGVSSALFVGIVIIATVTCCFMKRLARQRARK, from the exons TGCTCCAGTACGTTGTGTGTCGCGATGTTCATGTTCCCACTGGACCCCTGTACCGTGTAGCAGGGTTCCCCCTCTCCCTGCCCTGTGCTGTGTCAGGATACGAAGGCCCACGCACGCAGGACTTTGAGTGGTTCCTGTACAGGGACGATGCTGGTGGGAGGCAGATGGGAGTGGTGTCCACCAGGGATAAAGGCTTCCCCTATGCCCCGTTCCTGGCCCGGGTGAGGAACGGGGAGGTGAGGGTGGACAGGGACTCTGGGGACAACGTCCGGCTTGTGATCCAGAGGCTCCGGGCTGAGGACCAGGGGAAGTATGAGTGCTACACACCTAGCACGGACACCACCTACCAGGGCAACTACAGCGCTACAGTGACTGTCAAAG TGATCCCCGACACACTCCAGATCAGCTATTCCCGCTCGCTCACTAGCCAGCCCGTGCCAGAGGGGGCCGAATTAACGCTGACGTGCTCGGCCGGCATCCAGTCTGAGCAGCTCACCCACCTGTCCATCATGTTTGGGAAGCGCGGCGGCGGAGACGGTACGGGAGGCGGAGCGGGAGAGGAGGTCAGCACCGTCAGAGAGATTATCTCCATCGACAACATGCTGGGAGTCGTGCCCGGACGTTCTTACAAGAAGCGGTACGACGATGGAGAGATCACACTGGAGAAGAGGAACGGGGAAGCCGGACTTGGGGTGTACGTGATGAAGATGAGAGCGGTGCAGCCAGATGATACCGGCGCGTATTTCTGCGAGGCGTCGCAGTGGATTCGGGACCGCGATCGTTCATGGCAGAAGATTGCACAGAGGACGCTGGATATCGGCAACTTGACTGTTCAGCAACTAG CGGAGTCTCTGAGTGTGACATCCTCGCCCAGAGGGGATGTGACCCTGCAGGTCAGTTCCCCCCTCATCCTGACCTGTGAGGTGTTGGGGCTGCCGTCTGAAGTAAACTCAGGCCTGCTGGTTCAGTGGATGAAGAGGGGCTCTGTAAGCAGCGATGAAGTCGGGGTCGGGGGAGTTGAG GTGGAGGTGGCCCGCATGGGCACAGACGGTGTCGTGAGCTGGGGGGACGACCTCAGCCGAGCCAGCGGCGGTTCTATGGAGAAAGTGTCAGAGACGAAGTACTCTCTGAAGCTGTTCTCGGCTCGCCCCGCTGACTCCGGGGTGTATCGGTGTGTGGTGAGTGTATATGCTGGAAGGAGAGACCCCGGCCCATCTACTCCAGCCACACTCACCCAGAGGTCTGAAGGAGTCACCGTCAACCTGAAGACCAAAG ACGTGCTAGTTTCTGCTGTGGCTCAGCTCCCTCGAGGCCCGCTGTTAAAAAGAGGCAGCACCGTTACCCTGATCTGCAACGCCACCATAACGACCACAGGTCCCGCCCAGGCACAGGTGCAGTGGCTGCGCTGGCCAATCCCTGAACCAGTTCTCAAGAGGCCAGGGAGCCCAGCAGCTGACGTTACTCCGCCAGACTCCCCCGTTGAAGAAAAACCTAGACTGGTAGCTGCTCTCATGTATGACGGTGTAGCAAAGATCTACATCAACAATAGCGAGGTTAGCATCGACCGCCTGTCGGCCGTCAGCTACAGACTGAGGGTCCACACGGCTACCATGGAGGATCAGGGCATGTACACGTGTCATGCTGAGGCGTGGGGGCAGGACCCGCATGGAGGCTGGTACAACACGGGAGTCAAAGCAGAGTCAAATGCAGTGACGGTTTACCTGTACGCCCGAG CTGCtgacctcctcctcatccctctgGTTATCGGAGTGTCCTCCGCCTTGTTCGTGGGCATCGTCATCATCGCAACTGTAACCTGTTGCTTCATGAAGCGCCTGGCAAGACAGCGTGCTCGAAAATAA